The sequence below is a genomic window from Spiroplasma gladiatoris.
TTGCAAACAATAGTCTGCTTCTATAGTAAAAGTTTGTCCATCTTTTTCATAAACTACTGAGTTGTTTTTAAACTCTTTAGTTGAAGCTCCTGTAATTATTTCAAGATTCCCACGATTAATTAATTCTTTTGTCATTTCTTTTGTAACATCACTATCTAGCATTTCTAAAATAGTTGGTAAAAATTGTAAAATTGTCACTTGTGTACCTAATCTTTTATATACGCAAGCAAATTCAACCCCTATTACTCCCCCACCAATTATTACTAATTTTTTTGGAATTTTTGGTAAAGCTAACGCTCCTGTTGAGTCAATTAAAAAACCACTTTCAACAGCTTCTTTTGCACCTGGCAAATTCATAGAATTCGGAACACTACCTGTTGCAATTATTAAATTATCACATGTATATTTTGTATTGTTAACTTCGATTGTGTTTTTGTCAATTGCAACTGCTTCACCTTCAACAACACTAATTTTATTTTTTTTCAATAAACCTTTTACTCCAGATGTTAATTTTGAAACAACATCATTTTTTCTTTCTTGAATTAATTTTCAATCAGCTTTTACATTTTTTGTATCCACTTTAATTCCGTACTTTTCAGCCTTAATAATTTGTTCATAAAGATCTGCTGATTTTAACAAAGTTTTTGTAGGAATACATCCAATATTTAAACATACTCCACCATATTTAGCTTTTTCAACAATTAAGGTTTTTAATCCTAATCTAGCACACTTAATTGCACCAACATATCCTCCTACTCCAGCACCAATCATAATAACATCAAAATGATTTTCAAGATTACTTGATTTAAATTTAGGAGCTGGTTTAAGATTTTTTGCATTACCTTGTACTATACCTGGATGACTTGGTTGATCTAATATTTGAGTTACTTTTTCAATAACTTCAACTTTTGGTGCTACATTTCTTAAACGACCTCTTTTTAATAAATCATTTGAAACAGGAGTTGCTCCAACTACTGAAGCGTTTTCTTCTGCAGGTTCTTCTTTTTTTAGAGAAACTTCACTTGAAGCACTACCATCATCAATTTCAATTACTACATCTCCAACTTTAATTTCTTGACCATTTTTAATTAGGATATTTGAAATTATTCCATCAACTTGTGCATAAATATCTGAGTTAACTTTATCTGTTTCAACATTAAAAAGTGCATCTCCACTTTTCACTTTATCTCCAATTTTAACAAAAACCTCAGTTACACTTCCTTCTGTTAATCCTTCTCCAATATCTGCAAATTTTACTTTAAACATATTCAATTCTCCTCTAAACTAATAATATTGCTGGGTTTTGTAGATAATAAACTACTCTTTGTAAAAATCTTCCAGCATCAGCACCATCAATTACTTTATGATCTGCTGTTAATGAAAATGGCATAAAATCTCTAATTTCAATTTGATCATTAATTACACCAGGAGCTTTTGTGATTGTTCCAATTCCTAAGATTGCAGATTCTGGGTAGTTAACAATTGGAGTTGCATAATCTAAACCAACTGATCCAAAGTTAGTCACAGTAAAAGTTCCTCCACTCATTTCACTCATTGCTAATTTTTTATTTCTAGCTTTAGTAGCAAGATCGTTTATTTTTACAGCTATTTGTAAAACACTTAATTTATCTGCACTTTTAATAACAGGTACCATTAATCCATCTGGAGTATCACAAGCCATTCCGATATTTATTTGATTTGCAAATTTGATCGCTTTATTTTCTTCATCAATTCTTACGTTTAAGTTTGGCATATCTTTTAATGATAATGCAGTTGCTTTTATGATAAATGCTAAATAAGTTAATTTAACTTTTTGAGTTTCTGCAAAACCTTTTAATTGATTTCTTAAATTAACAAGTTCTGTTATATCTACATTTTTTAAACCAGTAAATCCTGCTGCTTTAGTATGAGCAACATCCATTGCTTTAACTGTTGCTTTTCTAATTGGATTCATTGGTGTTGAATTAAATGATAATGGTTCATTAAACTCAGGAACTTGAATCAATGGATTAGAAAAATCAACAACTTGTTTTGTAACTTGTTTTGTTGGTTGAATATTTGAAACTGCATTTAAACTGGTTGGATTAGCTTGATAATTTTGTATATCAATTGCTAAGATTCTTTGATTTGGACCTGTTGGTACTACATTTGCTAAATTGATTTTTAAATCAGCTGCCATTTTTCTTGCTAATGGTGTTGCTTTAATTAATTTATTATCATAACTTTGTATATTTTCTGCTTCAATGTTTGAACTTTCAACATTGCTACTTTGACTAACAACTTCTACTTTTTTATTTTCTTCAACAATTGCTTTAGTTGGTTCTTCTTTTTGTGAAGAAACTTCACTTGAAGCACTTCCATCATTAATTTCAATTACTACATCTCCAACTTTTATTTCTTGACCTTCTTTTATAAAAATTTTATTTATTATTCCATCAACTTGTGCGTAAATATCTGAGTTAACTTTGTCAGTTTCAACATTAAAAAGTGAATCTCCACTTTTTACTTTATCTCCAACTTTTACAAAGATTTCAGTTACACTTCCTTCTGTTAATCCTTCTCCAATATCTGCAAATTTTACTTTAAACATATTTAATTCTCCTCTATTTTAAAATTTGAAATTTAATACTTCTTCAATTTTTGCATATATTCTTGTTGGATTAGGTTGGTGATATCCTTCACCAGAGTCAAAAGGAATAACAATATCATAACCTGTACATCTTGAAAGTGGTGCTTTTAAGTATTCGAAGCATTCTTCATTAACTGTTGCAATAATTTCTGCAGATACTGAAAATGATTTTATTGCTTCATGAACAACTAAAAGTCTTCCAGTTTTTTTAACAGATT
It includes:
- a CDS encoding dihydrolipoamide acetyltransferase family protein, coding for MFKVKFADIGEGLTEGSVTEIFVKVGDKVKSGDSLFNVETDKVNSDIYAQVDGIINKIFIKEGQEIKVGDVVIEINDGSASSEVSSQKEEPTKAIVEENKKVEVVSQSSNVESSNIEAENIQSYDNKLIKATPLARKMAADLKINLANVVPTGPNQRILAIDIQNYQANPTSLNAVSNIQPTKQVTKQVVDFSNPLIQVPEFNEPLSFNSTPMNPIRKATVKAMDVAHTKAAGFTGLKNVDITELVNLRNQLKGFAETQKVKLTYLAFIIKATALSLKDMPNLNVRIDEENKAIKFANQINIGMACDTPDGLMVPVIKSADKLSVLQIAVKINDLATKARNKKLAMSEMSGGTFTVTNFGSVGLDYATPIVNYPESAILGIGTITKAPGVINDQIEIRDFMPFSLTADHKVIDGADAGRFLQRVVYYLQNPAILLV
- the lpdA gene encoding dihydrolipoyl dehydrogenase, with amino-acid sequence MFKVKFADIGEGLTEGSVTEVFVKIGDKVKSGDALFNVETDKVNSDIYAQVDGIISNILIKNGQEIKVGDVVIEIDDGSASSEVSLKKEEPAEENASVVGATPVSNDLLKRGRLRNVAPKVEVIEKVTQILDQPSHPGIVQGNAKNLKPAPKFKSSNLENHFDVIMIGAGVGGYVGAIKCARLGLKTLIVEKAKYGGVCLNIGCIPTKTLLKSADLYEQIIKAEKYGIKVDTKNVKADWKLIQERKNDVVSKLTSGVKGLLKKNKISVVEGEAVAIDKNTIEVNNTKYTCDNLIIATGSVPNSMNLPGAKEAVESGFLIDSTGALALPKIPKKLVIIGGGVIGVEFACVYKRLGTQVTILQFLPTILEMLDSDVTKEMTKELINRGNLEIITGASTKEFKNNSVVYEKDGQTFTIEADYCLQSVGRKTVTTGFDNIGLEKNERNHIITNEYCETNIDGVYAIGDVTGKMMLAHVASYQGLIAANRIARRLNNNEAEDLIMDYNRVPSCIYTHPEVAMIGKTEDQLKKEGVEYKAFKFPFAAIGKALADGNTTGFVKLICEPKYKQIIGAHIISNTATDMISEITTLIQAEGTISELAKAIHPHPTLSEAVWEAAEALETGKPINF